The region gagagctttgatgtgggcgcgcacagatgcgcctgtatcagaactcagcggtgctaaagattatccggccgggccgcggaacagccggtctcttacaaggtgtgaacatagccttagggtgcctttacagagatttatctgacagatttttgaagtcaaagtcaggaatggttttgaaaagaggagaaatctcagtctttcctttatgacctgttctctgtttatagtctgtacctgggttttgcttaaaaaaaaaaaaaaaatctgtcgaataaatctgtgtaaaggcacccttactgacCTGagaggtttgatttttttttttttataatatttcccCATTATCTTACACATCTACAATGCCACCATTTTGACATGCTGTTTAAAAGCACAACTGTGGATTTATTGTGCATATAAAATAGTTCAGAAGATACCAGATTTTTCCTTGCATTTTGTTGGGATGATGGAAATAcaacagtaaaagaaaatttggtGTCATTATGATAATGGAGAAATCAGACGGTGCAGCAAAGCTTGGCTCACTGCTATATAGTATATTTGTATGAAATGATAAGCGTCTTATGTTCTGGAACACAGTAGAGGAACGGTTGTTGTATGACTCCCATTTTGTGCATTTCTCCTAGAGTTCATTGCAATTTGCACAGTCTTCTCTATACTTAAAAGTCTGTGTTTGCAAACTGCCCAAATCAGGACATGAGACTTATACCTTGTATCAAAAAATAAAGAACACACACAACCATTAAAAAAGCATTAAAGTAGTCTGCATGGTCTGGTTATATAGTATCGGTTTCCATATTTCCAGTTTAGGTCCAAGAGTACCAAGTACCATAGCAAACAAATCCTCTACTGGGAGGCACTGGTgggaaaatgaaaactgtctcCTTGTGTCAGTCCGTGGATTATAAAGTGCTTCCTGTTCTGGAGAACTGCCAGTAATCTCTACAACAGGGCAATGTGCATCCAAGCCAATATTACATTACTTCAGCTCCCGTGTGCCACCATTAGACGTAGGAATCATTTTCTTTAACCACCTAGTCGTTGCCCGTCTCCCCAAGCAAATCCACCAGGACGATCTTCTGGGAGTGGATTGTAGTTTGGGTCGTCTTCTTGTGTATCAAATATTGCCTTCctgaaaatcaaataaaaaagtaTAAGCAGTGATGGAAAGACACTATAACGTGGCACTGCCTAGGGCCCTTTTAAATGCCTTGATGGGAGGCAACAGGCTAGTGTCAATTAGCCATCTGCCCACTTGACCACCACGGATGGGGTTTAAATGGTTAATCAGCCAGGTGCAGCAATCGTCCCACACTGCCTAATAGCAGCCAGGAGCGGcatggttcagagcggggtcatggTGTGACACCTTCCTGAACCCACCTaacagcaccatgacatatgtGTATGTCATGGGTTATTACGAGGGTTAAATGTATTGGCAGCACATCCTGTTTAGATAtgcattattgtttatttttagattttatttttatttaaaaaatgggatgatttaaacttttattatgggatgggatttttttcttcttctacactGTAACTGGAAGTCGGGGGACACAGTGCCAtggcagtaattggctgagcggccagtcacttCAGAAACCGGCTTAGAAGTTCCAGTGGCAGCTGAGGGCTGAAAcgagaaggacaccagggagcgcaGAGAAGTATGtatacgttttttgttttttgtttttttttacacacaagtCATCAGCTGTCTGCCACACATTGCTATTACGCATAGGGATGCCTGCCCAATGACCGATTTAGGCTAGaacaacaacgatcagctgatttaTTCTAGCTGGTTTATTCTAGCCTAAACCGGCCGTTGGGTGTTGTCTTCATTACCAgaagtgataatctgctgaaatggcctgatttggctgattatcgctctgtgtaagggtatgttcacactgagcaaatccaGCAGCGCTCAGTGTCACGCTGTGAGGCAATGAGAGGGCGcgtgctcctctgctgccaccactctccgctcaaagtggTGACATGTCAGCGGAAAGCGGCAGCTGAAGAGGAGCACATGATCctccatagacgggctatgggtcGCTGAGACAGGCggcatatgttcacactgagtaaaacaggaatTCCGCCTTACCCCCAGCTATGGTGTGAACTTAGCCCAGCTAGTGAGGACTGCAAGTAAACATGAAAGCAGGATGTAtgttaaaaagaagtaatttatctTCAATATTTAGTTACTTACAATATGTACGGAGTCTTTAAAATTCGTCCTCCCCCAGGTTGGTTAGGAAAAACATCCTCTAAGAAGAAGTAGATGTGTCCAACTGCAATACctttaaagaaataataaaaattacaaaacacacacacacacatatatatatattttatcaaagctcattaagatatgaaagctgagctatgattggtggCTATGGGGCAAATTACACCAGGTTATGTTTTACACAGATAGCCATAATGAATATGTGAGAAGACCTTTAGCAGAAATTAAACTGTGTGAACCCACCTGCCCTGACAATGCGGCCTTGCTCTCTACACATTAAGGTAGCACTCACAGAGTGCTGGGTCTAAGGGTGTGTTTGCTCATTTCCCATCATGGTCACCAAGTACAAAAgtattaagctggccatacacagatACACTTCAGGCATTTCTGAATAACATCTGTTCTTTTACTCCATCAAACTTTCGAACCAGGATGCATGTCTTACCCAAGAGATCCACAATGATCGAATTCCCCAGCAACAATGAAAAGCCCATCAGGACCCATGGAAGGAATGGAGCTTGAAAATTTAGAAGCCCAAAAAAGTTCATTCGAACATAAGGATTTCTTCTGCTCCATACATATACAAGCATTATTGTAAAAGCTTGGCCGAGGAAAACTAAATTGACAAAAAGTCCGAAGATCTGATGATTATTAAGGATAACATGGCGCTAATTATcaggcacaaaaaaaaataaaaaatctgctgcaaactaTTTTTTCactccccccaataaaaaaaaagtcataccccCATTATAATATATTGTCTGAAAGTAGTTGCGAGGCAGCATGCTTGTTTCCCCAGCTCGCCACTTAATCTGACACACTGCAGGACTCTTGTgtgtgacacaattttttttttcttttggttttgtTTTAAACAAGGGCAACTTTTCGAAGTCATGGTTACAGTCATGCAATTTTGCACACTGTTTTTAAAACCTGCATAAATATTCAGAAATTCCACTTTGTGACACAGCAATGGAAGTGCTGAGTAACACCAAAGTCACAGAGACGACACATGGTCTAAGTAGATGTTAGTTCTATTGCTTATCTTCTCACTGCTCCTAATGTGACAAGCAAAGAGCACATATCAACAGTAACATGAGGGTATATAAGATTACTGGAGGCTGTACAGTGGGAGAGAGGACAGGATCAGAGCGTTACTTCCAGCTTCTCTTCCCCTGCTCTACAGAGACAGAACAAAGTAGTAAAACTTTTTATTAACCCCCTGCACCTAGAGCCCTGATCCATGAGCTCTGGTGTCACTGGAAGGCTGTAAGGGCCAGTTTGATTCGAGTAAAATCAGCGGaattctttgagcaaagagcGGAGGTGCGCGCGCCCTCCCATACAGACACAGATTCCGCCAAATTTACTCAGTACCAACTGGCCCTAAAGGGAGAAAGGGCACCTACAGGTTCAATCCTGGCATCATCTGAAGATGTACTTTATGCCACTTTCACACACAAGTAGTTAGATCAGTGTTTGCATAAGTATTTGtaagctaaaaccaggagtgctgccaaaacacagaAGAGGTGCAAGTCATAGTTTTTCCTCCGTTTGTTCTACTCTTAGGGCCTGTTAACATTGAGgcagtgaggcaggcggaattctgagCAGAGTCTGCGGCAGGGATTCTGCACAggatttccacctgttttccgcagtgtgaacaggcACTTAGTTTTGACTTGCAAATACTGACCCAATACTTGGTTCACAAATTGGCAGAAGTacagctattaaccccttaaagacagagccaatttcgatttttgcgttttcgttttttcctccttgtgcttaaaaggccatagcacttgcatttttccacctagagacccacatgagcccttattttttgcgtcactaattgtactttgcaatgacaggctgaatttttgcataaagtacactgcaaaaccagaaaaaaattcaaagtgtggtgaaattgaaaaaaaaatgcattttgtttatttgggggaaatgtgtttttatgccattcgccctggggtaaaactgactttttatatatgttcctcaagtcgttacgattacaacgatatataacatgtataacttatattgtatctgatggcctgtaaaaaattcaaaccattgtcaacaaatatatgtcacttaaaaccgctccattcccaggcttataacgcttttatcctttggtctatggggctgtgtgaggtgtcattttttgcgccatgatgtgttctttctatcggtaccttgattgcgcatatatgactttttgatcactttttattacaatttttctggatttgatgcgaccaaaaatgcgcaattttgcactttgggattttttggcgctgacgcagtttaccgtgcgagatctggaatgagattaattaatagttcgggcgattacgcatgcgacgatagcaaacatgtttatttatttacttttatttataacctgggaaaagggggttgattcagacttttattaggggagggggctttttattaacaatgacactttttttttaacttttacacttatactagaagtccccctaggggacttctagtataagtgcactgatctctcatagagatctctgcagcatagatatgctgcagagatccatgagataggcactcgtttacttccggctgctgcagccggaagtaattgagtgccgagtcggggacagcgccatcttggagcggtccccggccggcttcagaaacagaGATCGTTCCTccaggataacatcccggaggagcgatctcctccactagacaccaggaataagctgaatccggtaatcggatgcagctgtcatgtttgacagctgcctctgattactgtattagcgggcacggtgatcggactgtgcccgctaatacctgcggtcctgggctacaagcggcacccgggaccgcggcggttcagagcggggtcgccacgcggccccgctctgaactcccttaccggcattagggcgtaaatatacgcccttttgtcgttaaggggttaatgcactaTTGACATGAAGAACTACTAAAACATCCTGAATGCTTATAAAGGATACAGTCATTAAAAGGCCACCAAAAAGGAACATAAATACAAAGTCTGCTGTACGACCACGAAAAGATCCTTCTTCAAGCATCCGGCAGTATCTATATCTGGAGTTATCAGTTTGTTAAGGAACAATTTTAATAATTTAGAGACACATCTTTTAGAATGAACACTTGAAGCTGCATACAACTAAATACCTGTCTGTGTTGGGGCTTAGAATGCCACTGGGTCATACTTTtcaagttaaagggaaactatcagcaggttagaaccaAGTTAGTGCCCTAcggggcacagaggatgaaggtacgttTCCTGCCTTGATCCTCTgcgctgtttgtagactgtagTATAATCCGTATGCCAATTAGGCGGTTTTGTTCCCTGGGGGCAGGGCTACCACTCCCACTGCACCAGTCTGCCCCATTCTTTCTAATGAAAACTGGGGTTGCACTTATTGCTGTAGAGTGCTGGGtgaatatttattagaagggcAGGCAAGCTGAATCTGTGCATTGTGGGTGGCAGTCCCGACCCcaagtgcaccaaaccgcctcattagcatatggattaaactacaaagtaaacaaaaaaaaaaaaaacagcgcagaggatgacGGTTACATTCAGTTATGCAAGTGTTTAACAGGTGAAATGCAACATCTGATTGGCCAGATCTTCCATCCATTTAAACGTACCGTAGTTCTGGAacgtctgtagcattgtatataGGATTATGGCTTCAAGATACATTGGTCTTTTCTgcaccattgtatgttaaaaatatttaatCTGACTCCATTGTAACTTGAGATCCGAAGCAGCCTAGTACCCTAGCTGTGCAGGGATCGGCTGCACTGCTTCATTTAAGAGAATGGGACTCATGGAGGTCCCCTGCCTAGCCAAGTGGTTAGGACCATTGCTGTGCATGGAAAAACAGCGAAGGGGCTAGAGTGCTGCTTAAACACAGCTACTCCTTTTTGAAATCAGCAGAAGTTACAGAGTTGGGACCATCAAGTAtaaaagtgatggcatatcctaggAATATGCAATCACCTAATGGGATTAAAATACCCTTTTAATACAGCTCGGATTGATACTGCTACACGGTTAGGACTTACGTGGACATTGTTGCATGGCTGACACTATCCCTGCATACAGAAATATTCAAGGTTTTACTTACAGACCAAAACAGCTACAGCaaataaagtgttattacatCAGGTATTAAATGCCTTTTTCTACCTCCTTTCTACCTTTATCGCTACTTTTCAGCAATTTTAACACTTGTAGtcacaaaaaaaataagtttCAGACCGTGGCCTTTCTTCTTCCCAACTTCTTATGCTGGTGTTATAAACTAAATATCATGCCTTCTGCCTAAAGGCCACCGTAAAAGGATACAGAAAAatcatattaaataaaaaattgaatcCAACTGGtccaaaaaacaaaaagtttGTTATTAGTCGCCATACCTGTAAGGATAAAAAACAGACAGCATACTATTAGTTATGGTTTTAATAtgttagaaataaataaatatagcttATTGTTACATCATGTTATAAGGCACACACAAGGCTTGGTGTCAGTAACCTGTCAAAAAACGCAACATATAGCACAATGTGCCCAATGACTTCACGGGCTTGATGTGATATTCTACATTCTGTCCTTTCTGTGCAGGACATGGTTTATCATGTTTTTGAGTCTTGTACAAATATGAGATAAGTTTAGGAAATGGACAGAACACAGTCACAGTTAGACtacattcttccaaaaacagcacccctcTCGTTCtgaggttgggtgtggtattgcaactcagctctgttcacttcaatggaacggggacgcaataccacacccaaattgGGGACAAGACTTGAGttgatcctggggggggggggagctatgtAGTCCTAATTCTGGAGAACCAATTTAATGGGCACATCAGGAACTACATCAGCATCCCTGTTATACAGGTTGCCAAATGTACAGTTTGAGGTATTGCCTGAAACCCAAGAAATCATATACATTAATGTTACTGCAAATTATAAGACTAGACTTTAGTTACCAAGACTTAATAATGCAAGTGATGCCAGCTATACCAGCCTTAAAATGTACCACCACTCACATGACTAGCTTTAAAGAGGAGACCAGGAAGCCATGGCCAGTGGAGAGtctggctgtctctggaagaaagtagccatgacCATTCAAAGTAAAGTATCTACCAAATCTACAACTATTATATATCTGCTAGCAGCTGTTTATCTGGTCAGATGATACATAGTTTCCTGCCTATGCAAATATTTTCTAGAGAATTGAAACAACCCCAGTACATTACTCCCTGTAGATGCTGGCAGATCCTACAACATTCAGCCACATTTTTATATTATTGTACTTCTAGTGAGAAAAATGCTGAATAAAAGGTCTGAACTCCGAAGACATACCTGGTAATGTCTAAATATCAGCTCTGGGTTAAAATATAGCTGAAATGGTGTGATGATTTCTAATTGCTGgtagagagaaaagagagaaaaaaaaaaaaaaaaaagataagtcaGGGTAAGACAAGTGCAGCAAGTCAATACTGTATAGAAAATGATATATCACGCTGCCAGAAACTCCCCTATTCCTGGCATATTTCTTGCCCTGTGTTCTTTATTCACTAGCATATAGCAAGTCTGTGCAGTCTACATAGTGCTTGGTTGGTGGACTTTCATAAGGGCTTCTTCACATACACATTTTCAAAAAAGatacttttgttttgtttgttttttgctgctGGTAAACATTTGGGCCCAGAATTATCTAAGGGTGTAACATATAGACAGCCCAGCTTTTATTTTATGGCGATACAGGATTTTTTATCCACAGCATGCCAACTCTTGTGCTGAATTTGCTGCAGGTCTATTGTGGATATTTCTCACTAACTTCAATAGGGGGGAGTATAAAACCTACTGGTCCtacgactggggggggggggggctggtattGGAGCAACAGAATCCGCTGCAAGTTATCcgcgtgatttccgtagtgtgcaatgGGCCCTAAAACTGCAATTGTGGTTGAACTATTCGACCATTTCCCAATAAGTTGGTTTCCCACCAGTGTTTTATGATGCGTTAATGTTTTTAAAAGCTGATTTGTGGTTCTGGCCACTGGATTACCCACCTCACAGCAGACttattttatacaattttttttaatacttgggGGATTTATATTAGGGGTCCCCCGATGTACAGGTCTACCTTACAGCCAATACATAGCCTTATACCACTTggtatgatttattttttttacaggatcCTCCTCTATAAAGTCCTGCAGAGTTCTGCACTATTCAGTCCAGCAGAACACAAATCCAGCTGGCACCCATGCACATTTGCTGTAGGTGCCCATAGATTTCCAAATGCATACAGAAAACACTACTAACTCTGTGTGAAAACAGCCTTACAGATGCAAAACTGTGCCTGTGTGAAACCTGCCCTAAAACCAGCTGGTGGAGAACAGGCCCTAAACAAGGTCATCCTCACTGAGGTTAATGTGTGATAGAGTTCCATATATCGTAAGTAACACAGGTTGGAAATGCTCTTTACAGTTCTCTCCACATCAACCCAGAGTCCTGACAGGGTGTGACGCCTGTCCCTACAGTTACAAGCCAGCAAGATGGTCCGAGTGAGTGATCCTATCGGGGGCCATTATTTGGTTCTTCCAGGTCAAAAATACTTTAGGATAATGATTGATAGTATATAACAGACACTACCATCCCTGCCACACTAGATGtatccccctctatatacactatcCTGATGtatccccctctatatacactatcCTGATGtatccccctctatatacactatcCTGATGtatccccctctatatacactatcCTGATGtatccccctctatatacactatcCTGATGtatccccctctatatacactatcCTGATGtatccccctctatatacactatcCTGATGtatccccctctatatacactatcCTGATGtatccccctctatatacactatcCTGATGtatccccctctatatacactatcCTGATGtatccccctctatatacactatcCAGATGCATATCCTCCAGTATACTATCCGGCTACATGGCAGCACAGGTGATGTATATCCCCTCTGTACACTATCCCTACTGTATACTATCAGGCCACAGGTCATATATATCCCCTCTGTTTACTATCCGGCTACAGGTGATGTATATCCTCTCTGTATTCTATCCCCtctgtatacagggcacaggTGATGTATCTCCCCTGTGTATACTATCCCCTCTGTATACTatcctctctctgtatattatccgGCTACAGGTGATGTATATCCCCTCTGTACACTATGCCCTCTGTATACTATCCggctacaggtgatatatatcccctctgtatacagggcacagatGATGTATCTCCTCTGTGTATACTATCCCCTCTGTATACTatcctctctctgtatattatccagCTACAGGTGATGTAtatcctctctgtatacagggcacaggTGATGTATATCCCCTCTGTATACTATCCGTATACATAGCAGCACAGGTGATGTATCTCCCCTCTGTATACTATCCCCtctgtatacagggcacaggTGATGTATCTCCcctctgtatactatcctgtctctgtatactatcccctctgtatacagggcacaggTGATGTATCTCCcctctgtatactatcctgtctctgtatactatcccctctgtatacagggcacaggTGATGTATCTCCcctctgtatactatcctgtctctgtatactatcccctctgtatacagggcacaggTGATGTATCTCCCCTCTGTATACTATCCCCtctgtatacagggcacaggTGATGTATCTCCCCTCTATGTACTATCCgtatacacagcagcacaggTGATGTATCCTGCACTGACGTGTCACCCCTCCCGGCACCGCACACAGCCGGACACCGCTGCCCCCGGTCACATTACTGCCGCTCGGGTGAGTGTGAATAATACCAGAGTCGGTGGTCTGGTCAGAGCCAGGACACAGGGTTCCCCTCACTGCTAGTATGGGGCAGACCCCCTCACCGGGGTACACCCCACACTGGCGGCCATTGCCCCACGGGCGCCGGTTCTTACCACTACGGCCGTGGTGAGCACACAAGCTGTGGTGTACGCTCTGGTCACTGGCGGGATCTGCATATACTCCTGCCGGAAAGTCTGGTACGCCATCTTGCTGCCTCccacctctcctccgctctcaTCTCCGCCTAGTCCAGACCTAGCACATCACACAGACACATTCAAATGCCTACACATCAGCTGACCAATAGGCTCACGTCACCGGCCGTCCGCTCTTCCTGATTGGCTATCTGTTCTGTCGCTCCCGCCCACAGCCTGTAGTAATGTCACGTCTGCCCACCATTGGTCCGCGTAACAAATGTTTGTAGAATCCGATTGGTGGAGGATGTGAGGCTCTGTTAGCTTGACACCTCCAGGCTGATCCCAGACCCAGGCTCCGGTACGGGATGTGTGGTGACAGCACGGTTCCTGTGCCACTCCGCCTCTGGAAATGTTTATGTAGGTGAATAATCTCTTTGCCCGTACACAATATGGCCGCGCTTGTCTCTGACGTCACATACTGACGCACGGTTACGTAGTACAGAGCGGTTGGGATTGGTTGGTTAGAGGGATTTGTTTTTGAAGCTGTTGCTTTATATCAAGCGGGAAGCTGGGACTTGAGCGCGAGGGGTCGGTGTCTGCTGCCCAGGTAAGTGGTGATACATAGAGCTGCTGTGGGGGCGGGTAGTCCACCCTGCTGCGAGCTTGTACATTGGTATCATAGCATAGAACCCCTACAGAAGTTACATGTTGTATCCTGGGATACTGCAGCCAGAGGTGTTATATGgtggacaatgatgtcatcttcaggagaTCGGCCGGtccgctccagctgtccctcatgctggcccccctacagcgcgtcatcagctgctcagccgtgattggctgagcataagggccctattacacgggacgatttatcgtgcgaaaaatcgttaaattgttcgtatttaaacgataattgttctgtgtaattgcaggcaacgattgaaaaatcgttcgtatgtcgttaatcgttgattttagatctgaatctaaaattatcgttaatcgtttgctgtaattccacgttcgttcgctcaagttccgcgtttttttcactaatcgttcagtgtaattgcacattgcccattgttttgctgggataagAATGAATAAACAATGgaagtaacgatcgtaactaatgattattgttcggtgtaatatggtgaactattTCGGGGTAACGatgaacaatctcgtttgcgattgttaatcgttaaaaatcgctccgtgtaataggaccttggctgagcatagttaattgctgctgagcagctgatgacgcgccagaggggggccggcatgagggacggctggagcggtctggccggcctcccgaaaattacgtcattgtcccaagatggcggccgggggtcgatgGTAATtgtgtaagtataatgcaccacacttccgggcggtgggggggaacacggggaagggggtcatccacaaataacacacattactaagttggataactttgtaatgtgttttatttagtgaataaatgtacTACCGCtctaacccttttaaagggtgggttcacacataacgcaTCCGTAGCGATTTTCACGCTACGAGTTCGCAAAGAAATCCGATGctcttcactgtcactttcaatacgaTTGGCTGAGCCCCCGTAGCAAGCCGGAGcgcggacctggtaat is a window of Dendropsophus ebraccatus isolate aDenEbr1 chromosome 5, aDenEbr1.pat, whole genome shotgun sequence DNA encoding:
- the DERL2 gene encoding derlin-2, translating into MAYQTFRQEYMQIPPVTRAYTTACVLTTAVVQLEIITPFQLYFNPELIFRHYQVWRLITNFLFFGPVGFNFLFNMIFLYRYCRMLEEGSFRGRTADFVFMFLFGGLLMTIFGLFVNLVFLGQAFTIMLVYVWSRRNPYVRMNFFGLLNFQAPFLPWVLMGFSLLLGNSIIVDLLGIAVGHIYFFLEDVFPNQPGGGRILKTPYILKAIFDTQEDDPNYNPLPEDRPGGFAWGDGQRLGG